The proteins below come from a single Melitaea cinxia chromosome 9, ilMelCinx1.1, whole genome shotgun sequence genomic window:
- the LOC123656384 gene encoding transmembrane protein 222, whose translation MMNGDQSPGSPIDLSDREQAVLMDPIDHVRSRYPYCIVWTPIPVLTWIFPFLGHMGICMSNGVIRDFAGPYFVSEDLMAFGNPTKYWQLSPQKANNGQAGWDAAVAESSEIYKKRMHIIFYDNCHSHVATALNIMNYDGCKNWNMVKLALYMIPYSKYVSFGAFMKTWLPFFIIVAFICGLAAII comes from the exons ATGATGAACGGTGATCAAAGTCCTGGAAGCCCAATAGACTTAAGCGATCGTGAACAAGCAGTCTTAATGGATCCAATTGATCATGTTCGTTCCCGGTATCCGTATTGCATTGTCTGGACACCTATACCAGTTCTAAC ATGGATATTTCCCTTTCTTGGACATATGGGTATATGCATGTCAAATGGAGTGATAAGAGACTTCGCCGGTCCATATTTTGTATCAGAAGACCTAATGGCTTTTGGAAATCCAACTAAGTACTGGCAGTTATCGCCACAGAAAGCAAATAATGGTCAGGCTGGATGGGATGCAGCAGTTGCAGAATCttcagaaatatataaaaaaagaatg caTATAATATTCTATGACAATTGCCACTCTCACGTAGCCACGGCTTTGAACATAATGAACTATGATGGCTGCAAGAACTGGAATATGGTCAAACTCGCTCTCTATATGATACCATACTCAAAGTACGTAAG ttttggTGCATTTATGAAGACGTGGTTGCCGTTTTTCATCATTGTAGCATTTATATGTGGCCTTGCAGCAATAATCTAA